One part of the Pecten maximus chromosome 1, xPecMax1.1, whole genome shotgun sequence genome encodes these proteins:
- the LOC117324902 gene encoding retinoid-inducible serine carboxypeptidase-like has translation MSPYLLFEGLSIWLACFCITLPVLASHGQEMEPTQHWAYVDVRDKAHMFYWLYESPKSGSDVPLVMWLQGGPGGSSTGFGNFEEIGPLDVDLKSRNTTWLSVTSLLFVDNPVGTGFSFVDTPDALTTDVDMIAGDMLVLLKSFFMESKWGIKYQKSPFYIFCESYGGKMTAAISNVLYQAIQSKELQCNFKGLALGDSWISPIDSMLNWGTYLHTNSIVDKQGMSLINASAYKALEYIQSDQWTKATDQFNICEGVVEENSNGVNFYNILKWGSEKSRDGSLVQRRYNGEGKKTSPSYGRTQNIESFTNRQIDSLDEWSYQKKAKDHSFIQVQWGGQSEEVFQYMKADFMRPVVDIVNRLIKETNLHVVVYTGQLDLICCTPGTEKWVETLDIYPEFFTSKRTAISDPVTGLTSGFVKTYKNFAMYWILGAGHMAPQDNGNTVLTMVKRVTASHVHNSPKIPNLASSILHWIKRLSPMI, from the exons ATGTCTCCTTACTTGCTGTTTGAGGGATTGTCCATATGGCTGGCATGTTTCTGCATCACCTTGCCTG TTTTAGCAAGTCATGGACAGGAGATGGAGCCAACACAACACTGGGCGTATGTTGATGTACGGGACAAGGCACACATGTTTTATTGGCTGTACGAGTCCCCAAAATCAGGCTCTGATGTTCCTCTGGTCATGTGGCTACAG GGTGGACCAGGAGGATCGTCCACTGGATTTGGTAACTTTGAAGAGATCGGACCATTAGATGTTGATCTGAAGTCACGCAACACAACATGG CTGTCCGTAACCAGTCTCCTGTTTGTAGACAACCCTGTGGGAACTGGTTTTAGCTTTGTCGACACTCCAGATGCCCTAACAACGGATGTTGATATGATAGCAGGAGACATGCTTGTCCTGTTGAAGTCTTTCTTCATGGAATCAAAATGGGGTATAAAATACCAG AAGTCTCCATTCTACATATTCTGTGAGTCTTATGGGGGAAAGATGACAGCTGCCataagtaatgttttatatcag gCTATTCAAAGTAAAGAACTACAATGTAATTTCAAAGGATTGGCACTTGGAGATTCATGGATATCCCCAATAGATTCAATGTTAAATTGGGGTACATATTTACATACCAAT TCTATTGTAGATAAACAGGGCATGTCGCTGATCAATGCCTCAGCCTACAAGGCATTAGAATACATCCAGTCTGACCAGTGGACAAAGGCAACTGACCAGTTCAATATATGTGAGGGGGTTGTGGAGGAAAACTCAAATGGAGTTAATTTCTACAATATTCTGAAGTGGGGTTCTGAGAAGTCGAGAGATGGTAGCCTTGTTCAAAGGAGATACAATGGAGAAGGTAAGAAAACCAGCCCAAG TTACGGTAGAACCCAGAATATTGAGAGTTTTACAAACAGACAAATTGACAGCCTTGATGAATGGAGCTATCAGAAAAAAGCTAAAGATCATTCCTTCATACAGGTCCAATGGGGAG GTCAGAGCGAGGAGGTGTTCCAGTACATGAAGGCAGATTTCATGAGACCTGTTGTTGATATAG TCAATAGATTAATTAAGGAGACAAATCTACATGTGGTTGTGTACACTGGCCAGTTGGATCTGATCTGCTGTACCCCAG GAACAGAGAAATGGGTGGAAACTCTGGACATCTATCCTGAATTCTTTACCTCCAAGAGAACAGCCATATCAGACCCTGTGACTGGCCTTACCTCAGGGTTCGTGAAAACCTACAAAAACTTTGCGATGTACTGGATTCTGGGAGCTGGACACATG GCACCACAGGACAATGGAAATACTGTGCTTACCATGGTCAAGAGAGTGACAGCAAGTCATGTGCATAATTCCCCAAAAATTCCCAATCTAGCTTCTTCAATCCTACACTGGATAAAGAGATTATCACCGATGATTTGA